From Nitratidesulfovibrio vulgaris str. Hildenborough, a single genomic window includes:
- the gap gene encoding type I glyceraldehyde-3-phosphate dehydrogenase — protein MRKTRIGINGFGRIGRQVFRAIHERYGDKAEVVAINDLFDAATNFHLLEYDTNYGRAPFTPEVDGNMARVGDWQVTCFAQRDPAQLIWGDVGVDVVIESTGIFRSAKQAHVHIENGAKKVIISAPAKEEDITIVMGVNHHAYDPQKHHVVSNASCTTNCLAPVALIIQEKYGIATGAMTTVHAYTNDQRILDLPHKDLRRARAAGLNIIPTSTGAAQAVAKVIPELKGKFTGYSLRVPIPTVSVVDFTAILERDATTEGLRADLKEAAQGRLSGILAFSEKPLVSSDFKGDPHSSIVEAEYTTVQDGRLAKVVAWYDNEWGYSCRLADLIMLMQEKGL, from the coding sequence ATGCGCAAGACACGAATTGGCATCAACGGTTTCGGACGCATAGGCCGTCAGGTCTTTCGCGCCATTCACGAACGCTATGGCGACAAGGCCGAGGTGGTGGCCATCAACGACCTGTTCGACGCCGCCACGAACTTCCACCTGCTTGAGTACGACACCAACTACGGACGCGCCCCCTTCACCCCGGAGGTGGACGGCAATATGGCGCGCGTGGGCGACTGGCAGGTCACCTGCTTCGCACAGCGAGACCCGGCGCAGTTGATTTGGGGTGATGTCGGCGTTGACGTGGTCATCGAATCGACGGGCATCTTCCGGTCGGCGAAACAGGCGCATGTCCATATCGAGAACGGGGCGAAGAAGGTCATCATCTCCGCCCCCGCCAAGGAGGAGGACATCACCATCGTCATGGGCGTCAACCACCACGCCTATGACCCGCAGAAGCACCATGTGGTGTCCAACGCCTCGTGCACCACCAACTGCCTCGCGCCCGTGGCCCTCATCATCCAAGAGAAGTACGGCATCGCCACCGGTGCCATGACCACTGTCCATGCCTACACCAACGACCAGCGCATCCTCGACCTTCCCCACAAGGACCTGCGACGCGCACGCGCGGCAGGACTGAACATCATCCCGACATCGACGGGCGCAGCACAGGCCGTTGCCAAGGTCATCCCTGAACTCAAGGGCAAGTTCACAGGCTACTCGCTGCGCGTGCCCATCCCCACAGTCTCGGTAGTGGACTTCACAGCCATTCTCGAAAGAGACGCCACGACCGAAGGACTGCGCGCCGACCTCAAGGAAGCCGCGCAGGGCAGACTTAGCGGTATTCTCGCCTTCAGCGAGAAGCCACTCGTGTCGTCGGACTTCAAGGGCGACCCGCACTCGTCAATCGTCGAAGCCGAATACACGACGGTGCAGGACGGACGCCTCGCCAAGGTCGTTGCGTGGTACGACAACGAATGGGGCTACTCGTGCCGCCTCGCCGACCTGATCATGCTCATGCAGGAGAAGGGGCTTTAG
- a CDS encoding GAF domain-containing protein: MASQDFFRALWGVATVINSSLDTGTVLDKITEQTATALNCKASTIRLLDRTRKVLLASAAYGLSDGYMRKGPVEVAKSGMDGEVLAGKTIHLRDACSDGRFQYPSAAKSEGLTSVLSTPLIVGGKAIGILRVYSATERDFTNEEEDFMKAVASISAIAIENARLHEALRADYEIVSKYNVRIFEE; encoded by the coding sequence ATGGCATCGCAGGATTTCTTCCGCGCCCTTTGGGGTGTGGCTACGGTTATCAACTCAAGCCTCGACACCGGAACCGTTCTCGACAAGATCACGGAACAGACGGCAACGGCACTGAACTGCAAGGCGAGCACCATCCGGCTTCTCGACCGTACACGCAAGGTGCTGCTGGCAAGCGCAGCCTACGGTCTTTCCGACGGGTACATGCGCAAGGGCCCCGTCGAGGTCGCCAAAAGCGGCATGGACGGTGAAGTGCTGGCAGGCAAGACCATACACCTGCGCGATGCATGCAGCGACGGCAGGTTCCAGTACCCCTCGGCGGCCAAGTCCGAAGGGCTGACCTCTGTGCTTTCCACACCGCTCATCGTGGGGGGCAAGGCCATCGGCATCCTCCGCGTCTACTCCGCCACCGAGCGCGATTTCACCAATGAGGAAGAAGACTTCATGAAGGCCGTGGCAAGCATTTCGGCCATCGCCATCGAGAACGCCCGGCTGCACGAGGCGCTGCGCGCCGACTACGAAATCGTCAGCAAGTACAACGTCCGCATCTTCGAAGAATGA
- a CDS encoding TerC family protein, whose product MSDFVMWGGFNLFVLLLLAFDLGVLHRKDRDMSVAEALWMSLAYFVLAMLFGGGIFMFMGEQKGLEFLTGYLIEKSLSVDNIFVFVLVFTHFSVPRHLQYRVLFWGILGALVMRAGLIVAGAAILEAFHWVIYVFGAFLAVTGVKMLLAADSEPDMAGNVVTRTFRRLFPMTEGYDGNHFMVRRAGKLYATPLLMVLTIIEFTDLVFALDSIPAIFAVSRDPFIVYTSNVFAILGLRALYFALAGIIHRFRYLKYGLSLVLVFIGAKMIINAWFAAKIIPTDVALLVTALIIGGSMVVSVIKTRSEGGDEGATHIPTGWIPGTPARDSDDAAGGSASGGSASGASTKNTGTSSTDDNAR is encoded by the coding sequence ATGTCCGACTTCGTCATGTGGGGCGGGTTCAACCTGTTTGTCCTGCTGCTCCTCGCGTTCGACCTCGGCGTCCTGCACCGCAAGGACCGCGACATGTCCGTCGCGGAAGCCCTGTGGATGAGTCTTGCCTATTTCGTGCTCGCCATGCTCTTCGGCGGCGGCATCTTCATGTTCATGGGAGAGCAGAAGGGGCTTGAGTTCCTCACTGGCTATCTCATCGAAAAGAGCCTCAGCGTCGACAACATCTTCGTGTTCGTGCTGGTGTTCACGCACTTCTCGGTACCACGCCACCTGCAATACCGGGTGCTGTTCTGGGGCATTCTCGGCGCGCTGGTCATGCGTGCCGGACTCATCGTGGCTGGCGCCGCCATACTGGAAGCCTTCCACTGGGTCATCTACGTCTTTGGCGCCTTCCTTGCCGTCACGGGCGTCAAGATGCTGCTCGCTGCCGACAGCGAACCGGACATGGCAGGCAACGTGGTCACCCGCACCTTCCGCCGCCTGTTCCCCATGACCGAGGGCTATGACGGCAACCACTTCATGGTCAGGCGTGCGGGCAAACTCTACGCCACCCCCCTGCTCATGGTGCTCACCATCATCGAGTTCACCGACCTCGTGTTCGCGCTCGACTCCATCCCCGCCATCTTCGCGGTCTCGCGCGACCCGTTCATCGTGTACACCTCCAACGTCTTCGCCATTCTGGGGCTGCGAGCCCTGTACTTCGCGCTGGCGGGCATCATCCATCGCTTCCGCTACCTCAAGTACGGTCTCTCGCTGGTGCTGGTGTTCATCGGTGCCAAGATGATCATCAACGCATGGTTCGCCGCCAAGATCATCCCCACCGATGTGGCGCTTCTTGTGACGGCGCTCATCATAGGCGGTTCGATGGTCGTGTCGGTCATCAAGACCCGCAGTGAAGGGGGGGATGAAGGGGCGACCCACATCCCCACCGGATGGATTCCGGGCACCCCTGCCCGCGACAGTGATGACGCTGCAGGAGGCAGCGCATCGGGAGGCAGCGCATCAGGCGCTTCCACCAAGAACACGGGCACGTCCTCCACCGACGACAACGCTCGCTAG